In Raphanus sativus cultivar WK10039 chromosome 5, ASM80110v3, whole genome shotgun sequence, the following proteins share a genomic window:
- the LOC108863291 gene encoding protein MOS2, translating into MKLSFSLPSKSKPKLKATAADDNGTSKQFVTEFDPTKTLTDSAPKHVIPPIENTWRPHKKMKNLDLPLQSGNTGSGLEFEPEVPLTDSQDNVTYGLKLREKAKDGEAAARDEDRNIAPIEQLMMQSLRRDLESLADDPTLEDFESVPVEGFGAALMAGYGWRPGKGIGKNAKDDVEIKEYKRWTAKEGLGFDLDRSKVVVDTKKAKLKLDVSGGELFFVGKEVRIVGGRDMGSKGEIVEKKGDDSFVVKLSGSGDEVRVGVSEVADLGSQEEERCLKKLKDKKASKGSRGTERVSRNEVRVSEKHDRGGERRVKKPSWLRSHIKVRIVSKQLKGGRLYLKKGKVVDVVGPTTCDITMDETQELVQGVDQELLETALPRRGGPVLILLGKHKGVYGNLVEKDLDRETGVVRDLDNHKMLDVRLEQVAEYMGDMDDVEY; encoded by the coding sequence ATGaagctctctttctctctcccttCCAAATCGAAACCCAAACTCAAAGCCACCGCCGCCGACGACAACGGTACCAGCAAACAGTTCGTCACGGAATTCGATCCCACGAAAACCCTAACCGATTCCGCTCCCAAACACGTCATCCCTCCCATCGAAAACACATGGAGACCCcacaagaagatgaagaatctCGATCTCCCGCTCCAATCCGGAAACACCGGTTCGGGTCTCGAATTCGAACCGGAGGTTCCTTTAACCGATTCACAGGATAACGTCACGTACGGTTTGAAGCTGCGTGAGAAAGCCAAGGACGGAGAAGCTGCTGCGAGGGATGAAGATCGGAATATAGCTCCGATAGAGCAGCTTATGATGCAGAGTCTGAGGAGGGATCTGGAGTCGCTTGCTGATGATCCGACGTTGGAGGACTTCGAGAGCGTTCCTGTGGAGGGTTTCGGAGCTGCGTTGATGGCTGGGTATGGGTGGAGGCCTGGGAAGGGGATAGGTAAGAACGCTAAAGATGATGTTGAGATCAAGGAGTACAAAAGGTGGACTGCTAAGGAAGGGTTAGGTTTCGATCTCGATAGGTCTAAGGTTGTTGTTGATACGAAGAAGGCTAAACTGAAACTTGATGTTAGTGGTGGAGAGCTGTTTTTCGTTGGGAAAGAAGTGAGGATTGTTGGTGGTAGAGATATGGGATCAAAGGGTGAGATTGTGGAGAAGAAGGGTGATGATTCGTTTGTTGTGAAGCTCTCTGGGAGTGGAGATGAAGTGAGAGTTGGTGTGAGTGAGGTAGCAGATCTGGGTTCACAGGAAGAAGAAAGGTGTCTCAAGAAGTTGAAAGATAAGAAGGCGAGTAAGGGAAGCAGAGGAACAGAGAGAGTGAGTAGAAATGAAGTTAGAGTCAGTGAGAAGCATGATAGAGGAGGTGAGAGGAGAGTGAAGAAGCCCTCATGGCTCAGGAGTCATATAAAGGTCAGAATAGTAAGCAAGCAATTGAAAGGTGGGAGGTTGTATCTTAAGAAAGGGAAAGTTGTTGATGTTGTTGGACCGACGACCTGTGATATCACGATGGATGAGACGCAAGAGTTGGTTCAAGGGGTTGATCAGGAGCTGCTGGAGACTGCATTGCCGAGGCGAGGAGGACCAGTTTTGATTCTATTGGGGAAACATAAGGGCGTCTATGGGAATCTTGTTGAGAAAGATTTGGATAGAGAAACTGGTGTGGTTCGTGATTTAGACAACCACAAGATGCTTGATGTTAGACTTGAACAAGTTGCTGAGTACATGGGCGATATGGATGATGTTGAGTACTGA